One window of Solwaraspora sp. WMMA2056 genomic DNA carries:
- a CDS encoding LppX_LprAFG lipoprotein — MSTLNRAASVAVASVAVLALTACGGAQPAAEVAAGGGTGVLTQLATDAVGSLQRTIETTNKATSVKVTMTGTAGGESMDMSGVIAFGDEPKAELTMVDPEDGEITVRTIGTTFYVSIPEAEQASMEGKKWFKMDLAALGAGSEELAKQVDDMDPVKGVQTLLEGKEVVVVGEETIDGVKTVHYTSTSPVESYLGQLDAELREGVQEQLAAAGVTEVKADVWVDEQYQPRRVKMVMGTMSDITVDYTDYGTPVSIEAPAEAETLDFAEMFGDLQDLLADVEA, encoded by the coding sequence GTGTCGACACTGAACAGGGCCGCTTCCGTGGCGGTGGCCTCGGTCGCCGTACTCGCCCTCACCGCCTGCGGTGGCGCGCAGCCGGCGGCCGAGGTCGCCGCCGGCGGTGGGACCGGCGTGCTGACGCAGCTCGCCACCGACGCGGTCGGGTCGCTGCAGCGCACCATCGAGACCACCAACAAGGCCACCTCGGTGAAGGTGACGATGACCGGCACCGCCGGTGGTGAGTCGATGGACATGAGCGGCGTCATCGCCTTCGGGGACGAGCCGAAGGCCGAGCTGACGATGGTCGACCCGGAGGACGGGGAGATCACCGTGCGCACCATCGGGACCACGTTCTACGTGAGCATCCCGGAGGCGGAGCAGGCGTCGATGGAGGGCAAGAAGTGGTTCAAGATGGACCTCGCCGCGCTGGGCGCCGGCTCTGAGGAGCTCGCCAAGCAGGTCGACGACATGGACCCGGTCAAGGGCGTGCAGACCCTTCTCGAGGGCAAGGAGGTCGTGGTCGTCGGTGAGGAGACCATCGACGGTGTCAAGACGGTGCACTACACGTCGACCAGCCCGGTCGAGTCCTACCTGGGGCAGCTCGACGCCGAGCTGCGCGAGGGCGTCCAGGAGCAGCTCGCCGCCGCCGGCGTGACCGAGGTCAAGGCCGACGTGTGGGTCGACGAGCAGTACCAGCCGCGCCGGGTGAAGATGGTGATGGGGACGATGAGCGACATCACGGTCGACTACACCGACTACGGCACCCCGGTGTCGATCGAGGCGCCGGCGGAGGCGGAGACGCTGGACTTCGCGGAGATGTTCGGTGACCTGCAGGACCTGCTGGCCGACGTCGAGGCCTGA
- a CDS encoding cellulose binding domain-containing protein — protein MVVIPVRKLIGVLVALAVGVAATLALTSPAQATTATFTQTSAWSTGYVGEVVVTNDFTVPITGWEVAFTLPAGSSVSSAWSTQVATTTPHYTMINTSWNGSLAPGQSVTIGFVVTGTGLPTILWPL, from the coding sequence ATGGTGGTGATCCCCGTGCGGAAGCTCATCGGCGTGCTCGTGGCTCTGGCGGTGGGCGTGGCGGCGACCCTGGCCCTCACCTCACCGGCGCAGGCGACGACGGCGACGTTCACCCAGACCAGCGCCTGGTCCACCGGGTACGTGGGCGAGGTGGTCGTCACGAACGACTTCACCGTGCCCATCACCGGCTGGGAGGTGGCGTTCACCCTGCCGGCCGGCTCGTCGGTGTCCAGTGCGTGGAGCACCCAGGTCGCGACGACCACGCCGCACTACACAATGATCAATACGAGCTGGAACGGCTCACTCGCACCGGGCCAGTCGGTCACCATCGGGTTCGTGGTGACCGGCACCGGCCTCCCGACGATCCTGTGGCCGCTCTGA
- a CDS encoding S8 family serine peptidase has translation MTFSRPSRRHWRLALTATAVAAATVAFAAPANAAPANAAPAEGPVLYAGESTTVADSYIVVFKDERVSRTGVPAAARAVAARHDAAVVRTYTDALRGFEARMSEKAAKRLAASPAVEYVQQNRTVSLAATQTPTPSWGLDRIDQSALPLNNSYTYPNSGSGVTAYIIDTGIRFSHSDFGGRAVTGFDAVDGGSADDGNGHGTHVAGTVGGTAYGVAKDVTLVGVRVLNNSGSGTYAGVIAGIDWVTTDHAPGESAVANMSLGGGFDQAVNDAVTRSIADGVVYSLAAGNSNANACNYSPASTPAAITVGATTSTDARASYSNYGTCVDIFAPGSAITSAWHTGDTATNTINGTSMAAPHVAGAAALALAANPGYTPAQIGNLLIADAIDGVVTNPGTGSPNKLLYVGNIVPPTQDFTVEVAPAGATVDPGDPASATVSTTTAVGDPHTVTFSVTGAPAGVTATFSPASVTSGGATTLTLATAASTEPGTYRLTIVGTGPETSQSAPFTLTVNGPPGCSQTNSTDFPISDNSTTESPIVINGCAGNARAASTIEVNIYHTWIGDLTVSLIAPDGSAYVLHSRTGSSTDNIFQTYTRDLSSEVADGTWKLRVQDSASLDTGYLDSWTLNL, from the coding sequence ATGACCTTCTCCCGGCCGTCCCGGCGCCACTGGCGCCTCGCCCTCACCGCCACCGCGGTCGCCGCAGCCACGGTCGCCTTCGCCGCGCCGGCCAACGCCGCGCCGGCCAACGCCGCGCCGGCGGAGGGCCCTGTCCTGTACGCCGGTGAGTCCACCACCGTCGCCGACTCCTACATCGTGGTGTTCAAGGACGAGCGGGTGTCCCGCACCGGGGTGCCGGCGGCGGCCCGCGCCGTCGCCGCCCGCCACGACGCCGCGGTGGTGCGCACCTACACCGACGCGCTGCGCGGCTTCGAAGCGAGGATGAGCGAGAAGGCGGCCAAGCGGCTCGCCGCCAGCCCGGCCGTCGAGTACGTCCAGCAGAACCGTACCGTCTCCCTCGCGGCCACCCAGACGCCCACCCCGTCCTGGGGGCTCGACCGGATCGACCAGTCGGCACTGCCCCTGAACAACAGCTACACCTACCCGAACTCCGGGTCAGGTGTCACCGCGTACATCATCGACACCGGCATCCGCTTCTCGCACAGCGACTTCGGCGGGCGGGCGGTCACCGGGTTCGACGCGGTCGACGGCGGTAGCGCCGACGACGGCAACGGTCACGGTACGCACGTCGCCGGCACCGTCGGCGGCACCGCGTACGGCGTCGCCAAGGACGTCACGCTGGTCGGCGTACGGGTGCTCAACAACAGCGGCAGCGGCACCTACGCGGGGGTCATCGCCGGTATCGACTGGGTGACCACCGACCACGCGCCGGGCGAGTCGGCGGTGGCCAACATGAGCCTCGGCGGCGGCTTCGACCAGGCGGTCAACGACGCCGTGACGCGGTCCATCGCCGACGGTGTCGTCTACTCACTGGCCGCCGGCAACAGCAACGCCAACGCCTGCAACTACTCGCCGGCCAGCACCCCGGCCGCGATCACCGTCGGCGCCACCACCAGCACCGACGCACGGGCCAGCTACTCCAACTACGGCACCTGTGTCGACATCTTCGCCCCGGGCAGCGCCATCACCTCGGCCTGGCACACCGGCGACACCGCCACCAACACCATCAACGGGACCTCGATGGCCGCACCGCACGTCGCCGGTGCCGCCGCGCTGGCGCTGGCGGCCAACCCCGGCTACACCCCGGCGCAGATCGGCAACCTGCTGATCGCCGACGCGATCGACGGCGTCGTCACCAACCCGGGCACCGGCTCGCCGAACAAGCTGCTGTACGTCGGCAACATCGTCCCGCCCACCCAGGACTTCACCGTCGAGGTGGCTCCGGCCGGCGCGACGGTCGACCCGGGCGACCCGGCGAGCGCCACCGTCAGCACCACCACCGCCGTCGGTGACCCGCACACCGTCACCTTCAGCGTCACCGGAGCGCCGGCCGGCGTCACCGCCACGTTCAGCCCGGCATCGGTCACCTCCGGCGGGGCGACGACCCTCACCCTTGCCACCGCCGCGTCGACCGAACCCGGCACCTACCGGCTGACCATCGTCGGCACCGGCCCGGAGACGTCGCAGTCGGCGCCGTTCACGCTCACCGTCAACGGTCCGCCCGGCTGCTCGCAGACCAACTCCACCGACTTCCCGATCAGCGACAACAGCACGACCGAGAGTCCGATCGTCATCAACGGCTGTGCCGGCAACGCCCGGGCCGCCAGCACCATCGAGGTGAACATCTACCACACCTGGATCGGTGACCTGACGGTCTCGCTGATCGCTCCGGACGGCAGCGCCTACGTGCTGCACAGCCGGACCGGCAGCAGCACCGACAACATCTTCCAGACCTACACCCGGGACCTGTCCAGCGAGGTCGCCGACGGCACCTGGAAGCTGCGGGTGCAGGACTCGGCCAGCCTGGACACCGGCTACCTGGACAGCTGGACGCTGAACCTGTAG
- the dapF gene encoding diaminopimelate epimerase, which yields MSDGSGGGSRAGERVRMRSHLPVLKAHGSQNDILVIEGRPGDYAADADVPHLVRQLCDRSGPLGGGDGVYFVDLAPAVPQAAFFNPDGSFAKLCGNGMRCVGRLVLDTREADRAVVRAGGSDFVVLRAESTPEGVRQTAVEMPKVDFDPAEPVLALAQPHVDTPVPALHPTLGLTALAVPNDHLVAVVEKFDEAELVATGLRIVAATDVVPRGANLSFVFALDDDEIYVQTYERGAGLTPSCGSGVVASRAVWSRLGHADAGERITVRNPGGVATAWLTGDGSAWQATLQGNASYVYRADVDLAAVVSGVVGRVERDTFVDEVEAFAQLRRNNHSVLHAAGVYPSVG from the coding sequence GTGTCGGACGGTAGCGGCGGCGGGTCGCGGGCGGGGGAGCGGGTACGGATGAGGTCACACCTGCCGGTCCTCAAGGCGCACGGTTCGCAGAACGACATCCTCGTCATCGAGGGCCGGCCGGGTGACTACGCCGCCGACGCGGACGTGCCGCACCTGGTACGCCAGTTGTGTGACCGGTCCGGTCCGCTCGGCGGCGGCGACGGCGTCTACTTCGTCGATCTGGCACCGGCGGTGCCGCAGGCGGCGTTCTTCAACCCGGACGGGTCGTTCGCGAAGCTGTGCGGCAACGGCATGCGCTGCGTCGGCCGGCTGGTGCTGGACACCCGGGAGGCCGATCGGGCGGTGGTGCGGGCCGGCGGCAGCGATTTCGTGGTGCTGCGGGCGGAATCCACCCCGGAAGGGGTCCGGCAGACGGCCGTCGAGATGCCGAAGGTGGACTTCGACCCGGCCGAGCCGGTGCTCGCCCTGGCGCAGCCGCACGTCGACACGCCGGTGCCGGCGTTGCACCCGACGCTGGGGTTGACCGCGCTCGCCGTACCGAACGACCATCTGGTCGCGGTGGTGGAGAAGTTCGACGAGGCCGAGCTGGTCGCGACCGGGCTGCGGATCGTCGCCGCCACGGACGTGGTGCCACGGGGGGCGAACCTGTCGTTCGTGTTCGCGCTCGACGACGACGAGATCTACGTGCAGACGTACGAGCGGGGGGCCGGGCTGACCCCGTCGTGCGGTTCGGGGGTGGTCGCCTCGCGGGCGGTCTGGTCCCGGCTGGGGCACGCCGACGCGGGGGAGCGGATCACCGTCCGTAATCCGGGTGGGGTCGCCACGGCCTGGTTGACCGGTGACGGATCCGCCTGGCAGGCCACCCTGCAGGGCAACGCGTCGTACGTCTACCGCGCCGACGTCGACCTCGCGGCGGTCGTTTCCGGCGTGGTCGGTCGTGTCGAGCGCGACACGTTCGTCGACGAAGTCGAGGCATTCGCCCAGTTGCGACGGAACAACCACAGTGTGCTGCACGCCGCCGGCGTGTATCCGTCGGTCGGCTGA